The Opisthocomus hoazin isolate bOpiHoa1 chromosome 9, bOpiHoa1.hap1, whole genome shotgun sequence genomic sequence gggcagcgcggggcgcggCCGGCGGCACCCGGGGAGCGCCCGAGGGCCCAGCCGCCGCGGGGAAACCGGCGGAGGAAGGCGAAGGCGGGGAGCTGCTCGGCGGGCAGAACGTCCCGGTGCTCCCAGAGACCGCCCGGCTTGCCCAGGGAGGGAGGCGGAgagcggagcggggcagcggcagGCGCTCCCCCGCTCTCGGGGGCTCCCGCGGACCCGCCGGCCGGTCCCTCCCGCTACGGGGGGTCTCCGGGGGCCGCTCGGCCCCGGGCGGAAGGTGCGGGCTCCCCCGGTGCCGGCCGAGCGGCGGGGCGAGGCGACCGCCCCCGCGCCGAGAGACCGCTCCGCTGCCCGGGACCGGGTCGCGGCGGCAGGGAGGAACCCGGGGGGTCCCTTCCGCGCCGCGCTGCTGATGGGCCCCGGGATGAGACATTTATTGACAGAACAAACCGCGACCCTCCCGGCGGATACATCAGGGCGCTTGGGCTGCGCGGCTGATGATTATTTCAGAACTTAGAAGAGGCGATGCGCGGCCgctgtccgtccccccccccccccccccaagcaggcaCGGatgggcaggggcgggggggccgctgGCGGGAGCCAGGGGCAGCGGCCGGTCCCCGCGGCCCCCAACCCCGGTCTCCGCCCGAAGGCGGGGTCCCGCGCGCTGCGtttggggggacgcggggggttCCATTGCTTTTCCAGCCgtagtaaaaaaaatttaaaaaaataaattaaaaaaaaatgccggAAAGGTCACATAATAATGAGCTCTTACAGCAAACAcactcttcccttcccccttccccttccttctaTCTCACAATAAAATCATCTCCTTCAATTTGCCATGATCGTCGCGACCAGGAGCCAGGTGATTATCCTAATTAATGTCTATCTAATTAAATTACTGTCAGCGGTTAACCAATGGCAGAAGCCGTTTCATCCTCTCCACAAGCAGCAAGATCAAAAGTGAGTCTTTCCTGATTGCTGCATAGTGTCAATTGGCCAATCTCTTCtcccagggaagggggggggggggggggggaaggggaaaaaaaaaaaaaaagtaaatcaaacGTTTGGGAAGCATTTGGTGGATGAAGTGCTTTCTGCCTAGCGAGGGTCCCAGGATGTCTAGCTTCTGATACCAAGGAGCCCTTCCAGATCCAGGGACTGAAGGGTTATTACTGTGGTGCTAGAGCTATGCAGCTGGAGCATTGTCTTTCTCCCTCTATCATGCTCTCCAAGAAATTTCTCAATGTGAGCAGCAGTTACCCACATGCAGGCGGATCTGAGCTTGCCTTGCATGATCATCCCATTATCTCGACCACTGACAACCTGGAGAGAAGTTCACCTTTGAAAAAAATTACCAGGGGGATGACGAATCAGTCAGATACAGACAATTTTCCTGACTCCAAGGACACACCAGGGGACGTCCAGAGAAATAAACTCTCTCCCGTCTTGGACGGGGTCTCCGAGCTTCGTCACAGTTTCGATGGATCTGCTGCAGATCGCTATCTGCTCTCTCAGTCCAGCCAGCCCcagtctgctgcctctgctcccagtACCATGTTCCCTTACCCCGGACAGCACGGACCTGCTCACCCAGCCTTCTCCATCGCCAGCCCCAGCCGCTACATGGCTCACCACCCGGTCATCACCAACGGAGCTTACAACAGCCTCCTGTCCAACTCCTCTCCGCAAGGCTACCCGGCGGCGGGCTACCCTTACCCCCAGCAGTACGGCCATTCCTACCAAGGGGCACCTTTCTACCAGTTCTCCTCCACCCAGCCGGGGCTCGTTCCCGGCAAGGCTCAGGTCTACCTCTGCAACAGGCCCCTCTGGCTCAAATTCCACCGGCACCAGACGGAGATGATCATCACCAAGCAGGGCAGGTAAGGCACGGCGCGGACCCCACAGCCGGGTGTCGGGGCTGAGCCGCCGCGGgatccgccgccgccgccccgggggagCCGCCCGCTCCTGGTGCCGGTGCCGGTCCCCGCcggggcagccctgcccgccgccccgccgccctcagCCCTTCCCCGCGGGGAGCTCGGCGTTGCGGGGAGGGAGCCGCGTTGGATTTTTCTCTCCCGGCCGCTGCCGGGAGCCGTGAGGACGCAGCGCAGCGGGGCTGCCGGCTCCTCCGCCtctgcccgccgctgccgccggctcGCTCGCctgcttcccttccttttcctttttcttcttcctttccttttttatagGCGCATGTTCCCTTTCCTAAGTTTTAACATTTCTGGTCTCGACCCCACGGCTCACTACAATATTTTTGTGGATGTCATTTTGGCGGATCCCAACCACTGGAGATTTCAGGGAGGCAAATGGGTTCCTTGCGGCAAGGCGGACACCAATGTACAAGGCAAGTTCCTCCAATTATCACTTTTCCCGACACATATGTAGGTGAGAATGATTAATTAAAGCCTTTGTGGACGGGCTCTGGCGACTTCTTAAACGAGAAAGGGCCAACGATGCTTTTGGggaaacacacacacgcacaaaaaaaagaaaccacaaaaacgGAAGGGTGGAGGAGAAAGTAAAAGGTGTTCGGAAAACGCTTGATTAATCCTTCTCCGTTAAAACGAAGGTGGTTTCAGCAGTAAAATACCGCCAAGTTTAACGGGGTCCTTCCACCTTGTGTGCCGCTGCAGCGGCAGAACCGGTGCAGACGCGAGAACCGTGAtgtggttgtggttttttgttgtttttgcttaGGAAACCGGGTGTACATGCACCCCGACTCCCCCAACACGGGGGCCCACTGGATGCGCCAGGAGATCTCCTTTGGGAAACTAAAACTTACAAACAATAAAGGAGCATCAAACAACAACGGGCAGGTCAGTGGGGGGAACGCGGACGCTCTGCCAGGCTGATTTTTATTGCTTTAGGCAGAACCCTGCCGCTTCCGAAAgggcgtgtatatatatatatatatttttttttttttttttttttttgagaccttGTCGTTAGGTGAATATAAAAGGGCGGCGATGGGAAAAAGCCCTTTCGTTTATTTTGCCGCCGGCCTCGCCGATCCCGAGCGCGTTGCCCAGGCTGGCACCGCTGCCCGGGGTGAccggggggtcctggggtgggggtcccggggaggcggcggcggggggggggtgtcaccgcGTCTCGCCGCCCGCGGGCATCGCTCTCCCCGTCCTCCCCGCTCTAATTTCCTCCTCTTCCCGCGgccccctccctcctcttcctctgcctcacAGATGGTGGTTTTGCAGTCCCTCCACAAGTACCAGCCCCGCTTGCATGTGGTGGAGGTGAACGAGGACGGGACGGAGGACACCAACCAGCCGGGCAGAGTGCAGACTTTCACCTTCCCCGAGACCCAGTTCATCGCCGTCACCGCCTACCAAAACACCGATGTAAAgagctccccgctccctcccgctcgCGGTCTACccgccggggccggcccggccgttgcgtgctttcccccccccccccccccggctctccatctcccccccccccggctctccatctccccccgccccgcgcctgcGGAGACCCCGCCGGCCACCGCCGTGTTCGCCCCCAGCTCGGCCACAGCCCGGTTAGCTGCTGGCTTAAGCTTGAAGTCCGCAAAGATCAATTAACGACCGCATTGATTGCGCtgaggggggttgggggggtgacGGGGCAAACTCCTCGGATTAACAGCCCGCTAACGCCTGGCTGCGGTGCGGGGGGGTCTGGCGTCGCTGCAGACCGGGGCCCCCCTTTTTCCAGCGGGGTATGCGCGGTCTGCGTGCCTGCTTTAATTGTTTTGCTCGATGCAAATGCAAACTCTCAGCTACCGTTCTGCGGTGCGTTTTGCCTCGTTTCTGGATTTAAATGATTTAAATGTAATTAAGCCCATGCAGTAGGAATACTGACACCCTTAAAACAGGGGGTTAAATATTAAATTATGTCGTACCTGTTGCGATAGGGTAAATCTTAAAATTAGACTGTGATACCTACAAGCATGCCGAAGCTTGATTTCTCACGTTTTGAAGGCAATTTGATGGCCCAGAGCAGAGCCCGATCCTCCTCAAAACGCGCTGGCCGCGGCAGGGTGCGTTTTCCAGGCTTTGACAGCGTGCGCTCCcacccctctctctctccccagatCACGCAGCTGAAGATAGACCACAACCCTTTCGCAAAAGGCTTCCGAGACAATTACGACACGTAAGTGACCCGGGCTTTCATCGCCCTGCTGCCGGCCGCACGCacccgtcgggggggggggggcgggaggggcagctcctctccaCTCCGCAACACCGGGCTGCTCTGGAGCCCTGCGGGGGGGGCACCGCCAGCCGCCCCGGAGGGGCCGTCCCCACAAcccgggccccgcagcccgccccacTCCGCCGCGGTCTCCCCTCTACCGGTGCCGGGACCCCCCGTCCCGAGCTCGCTCCCGCCTGCGCGCACGGACGCCGAGCGAAGCCCCCCCGGCAACCCGGGCTCGGCCCCCCCCAACCCGCCGGGTGCGAACAGCCCCGGGCTCCGCGGAGCCGCTGTCCGGAGGGAAACGTCTTCATCTCGTTTCGCTCTTTTCTGGCGtcggatacatttttttttttttcctctttccttttctttcccctctccctcccgggTGGAGTCGAAGCCCCCGGAGTTCCGACCGCCGTCCGGCTCGGAGAGCGGCTCAGCGTCCTCCGGCACTGGGGGCTCCGTCCGGGGGATCCGTCCGGGAGCGCGAGCGGCGCCGGGGCCCGGGGGAGTGCGAGCGCGGCCCGGGCCCGGCAGCGGCGGGTGGTGCGGGGGTGcccgctcccgggggctctgccggcAAAGAGCGCGGCCTGCGGGAAGGCTGCCTGGCCTTCGCCCCCAGCCGCGAgtgcttttccctttttaataggaaaaaaccccacaactttctAGGGCGTCACTTGAAAGGAgacggggggagggggaagcttcGATGTTGTCTAGCACGTTGAATTTGTTTAAGGGCCAAGTTTATTTTGGAGGAGAAATTCCAGGAGGCGTGGAGGGTTAATTAAAGCACAGTTTTAGCCTGAATTAAATACAGATAGTAGTTATTAATCCATTAAAGTTTTTATAATCGCAAATTGCAGCCCAGCATGGGAGAATTATATATAGGCCACGCGGGGAACACTGGATGTGTCTGGTTTCCCGTTCCCTACAGTAGGTGTTTAAAGATTAGCTAATTTAAACCCAGTAAAATGTTGATGGTTCGCCTGCGACTCCCAATAATAAGTGTTAAACAGCCGATACCGTTCCGTAGCCTGCCACTCACGCTGCTGGCGGCCAGCGGCCAGGTTGCCGGCTGCGCGTATGGCGGGACCGGTCCCTGCCTTGCCGTCGGGCCGCCGGGAGAGAGCCGTCTCGGCCCGAAAGTTCTGCTCTCCGCGCCTCGCTccccccgtcctcctcctcctcctcctccccccgttAAGGCCCTCGGCGCCGGAGGCCGAGGCCGGAGAGGAGCGCAGGGCCCCGGGCAGGAGGGCGCTGGGgcggccgccccgtcccgtccctgAGTGCTGAGGCCAGGCAGGCGCCGAGCAAGGCGCCGGGCACCCagctctctctctccccttctctcggGCAGGATCTACACGGGCTGCGACATGGACCGGCTGACGCCGTCCCCCAACGACTCGCCCCGCTCGCAGATCGTGCCCGGGGCCCGCTACGCCATGGCCGGCTCCTTCCTCCAGGACCAGTTCGTGAGTAACTACGCCAAGTCCCGCTTCCACCCAGGGGCAGGAGCCggcccggggcccggcgccgACCGCAGCGTGCCCCACACCAACGGGCTGCTCTCCCCACAGCAAGCCGAGGACCCGGGGGCCCCCTCGCCGCAGCGCTGGTTCGTCGCCCCCGCCAACAACCGCCTCGACTTCGCCGCCTCCGCCTACGACACGGCCACCGACTTCGCCGGCAACGCGGCCACGCTGCTCTCCTACGCGGCCGCCGGCGTCAAGGCGCTGCCGCTGCAGGCGGCGGGCTGCGCCGGGCGGCCGCTGGGCTACTACGCCGACCCGTCGGGCTGgggggcccgcagccccccgcagtaCTGCAGCAAGTCGGGCTCCGTGCTCTCCTGCTGGCCCaacagcgcggcggcggcggcggcgaggatgGCGGCCGGCAACCCCTACCTGGGGGAGGAGGCGGAGAGCCTGGCCCCCGAGCGGTCCCCCTTGCCGGGCGCCGAGGACTCCAAGCCCAAGGATTTGTCCGACTCCAGCTGGATCGAGACGCCGTCGTCCATTAAGTCCATCGACTCCGCCGACTCTGGGATTTACGAGCAGGCCAAGCGGAGGCGGATCTCCCCCTCGGACACGCCGGTGTCCGAGAGCTCCTCGCCCCTCAAGAGCGAGGTGCTCGCCCAGCGGGACTGCGAAAAGACCTGCGCCAAGGACATCGGCTACTACGGCTTCTACTCGCACAGCTAggcgcggcccgcccggccccgccgccctttTGCACAATAACTCCTCCGCCTTCGCGCACcgacccccgcccccccgctgcccccctccgcgcccccggcccgcagccagccgggcagagccgccccccgccccgctccccggcccgggggcgcggggggcaccGCCGCGCCGACACCCGCCGACCCGTCGGATGCTCGGAGCTCCGCACACCCCGCAGCGTTTCCCGCCTCGGCCACGGGCGGTTGCGGGGGGACAgcgggaacggggcgggggggggggcagaccctgtGAAATGCCTGTACATACTATTTCATTTACCGAAACCGATTACTCCTCTTTGGTTCCGTTTCTCTCTCAGTtgttggcaattttttttttggttttgttttcattgtgaagTCACAAAACTTAGTTCCTGTTTAAATttctttacccccccccccccccccgcccttgctcccttctccccctccccaggtgAGCACTCTTTCTGCCCGCCGCTGGTAACGCAAAGCCTCCCGCACCGCGGCAGCCAGCAGTGGGGTTCTCGCTCGCTCTGCGGTTCCTCGCGTGAAATCATCACGCTGTGCCCTGGGCTGAcgcagctgaggagcagctgagcttCCCCTGCAAAAGGACAGAAAATACGGCCCGTAGGAAAGTCGATTAAAGTAGCACGACGCCTTCCGAAAGCAAAATTAACTgcctctgtatttttctttaaaaggagtAGCTCGACATCAGCAATATTACATTATTTTTGTGGtattcctctccccctcccccctgcccccaagTGCCAAATCCATTACCGGTCCCCGCAGGTGCCAAATATGCTGACAAACTCTTTTCAAATTTCTTTGCAGTTTCCCCCCTTTTACTTTATATTGCTGTAAATCTTTGTAATGAATAatctaacaacaaaaaaaaaaagatatagacGACTGAATTGTTGGTAACCATAGTGTAGTCCAGTGAAGATGAATTGTGAGTTGTATATTTTACTGCATTTAGTTTTGGAATTGACTTTTTCATAAAGTAGCTAACCGAGATCTGGCTTCCTGGGGAATGAAATGCACAGCGAGAGTAAGAGTGAGCTGTCCCGCCAACCTCTTGTTGCGTTAATGACGGAGAACGTTAATGAAGGAGAACTAATATCCCTCCAGGTCTCCCCCCCGGCGAAGCAGAATAGTAAGTCTTCGAATTTTGAGTAGCAAATCTATACAATTAACACATTtttatatgggaaaaaaaaagaagaaaaaaaaatttacaaactgAAATATGCATCAGGCTAAATATTCAGTCTAGATTAAACTCGACGGGGAAATTTCCTAATAGAAATTCAGGGTCATAAACGTGTGTATATTTTTGACTCTTCTGTAAATCGAATGTTGTGATTTTTATATTTGTTCTGTTACGTCTGTGGAACTGAATAATTTATACCAGTACATGCTCCATGGAGAAATGTTCCGGTTTTTGCCCGTTTGTATCGTCTGTGTATAACAAGTAAAATAAACCTGGCAAAACGTTAACGGTCGTGTCGGGGAGCCCTTTAGCCATTCTCCAAGCCCGaagcggggggaggcggcgggggagcggctgcCGCCCGCTCGCCCCCCCCTCCCGTCCCGGGCCGGGCCCCTCGCCGTGCTCGGGGCGGGGGTCGAGCGGAGGGGAGGGCGCGGACACGgcccgccggggcgcggggcttCTCGGCCGGAGAGGCAGGGAGCGGGAACCCCGTCGGGTTTGAGGGGTTTGTGATGATCCCGGTCCGGTGGGGCCGCCGGTGGTGGCGGAGCGGTGGTGAGGGGCGCAGCGCTGCCCGCCCCGTCGGCCTTCCGCCATCTCGGCGCTCCGcaaggcgcccggcctggccctgcCGCGGCACCTGCGTGATCGGGCTGAGGCCGGTTTTGTTCGGGATTCCTCGGCCGCCGCGGGGGCTCCCCTCTGTCCCGTCGCGGTGTGGCCGGAGGGGCCCTGCGCAGTCCGgctgcgtgtccccccccccccccccccccctcctccctcacctGAGGTGCTGGGGGCTCGGCCCGAGCAgggcccggcggctgcggggggggggggggccgcgtcGGCGGGCAGCTGCCCCCTCAGCGGCGCGGTGAGGagccgccccgcagccctccccgtgCCCGGGCGAGCGAGGCCCCGCACCGCTAACTGTGTC encodes the following:
- the TBR1 gene encoding T-box brain protein 1 isoform X2; this translates as MQLEHCLSPSIMLSKKFLNVSSSYPHAGGSELALHDHPIISTTDNLERSSPLKKITRGMTNQSDTDNFPDSKDTPGDVQRNKLSPVLDGVSELRHSFDGSAADRYLLSQSSQPQSAASAPSTMFPYPGQHGPAHPAFSIASPSRYMAHHPVITNGAYNSLLSNSSPQGYPAAGYPYPQQYGHSYQGAPFYQFSSTQPGLVPGKAQVYLCNRPLWLKFHRHQTEMIITKQGRRMFPFLSFNISGLDPTAHYNIFVDVILADPNHWRFQGGKWVPCGKADTNVQGNRVYMHPDSPNTGAHWMRQEISFGKLKLTNNKGASNNNGQMVVLQSLHKYQPRLHVVEVNEDGTEDTNQPGRVQTFTFPETQFIAVTAYQNTDITQLKIDHNPFAKGFRDNYDTIYTGCDMDRLTPSPNDSPRSQIVPGARYAMAGSFLQDQFQAEDPGAPSPQRWFVAPANNRLDFAASAYDTATDFAGNAATLLSYAAAGVKALPLQAAGCAGRPLGYYADPSGWGARSPPQYCSKSGSVLSCWPNSAAAAAARMAAGNPYLGEEAESLAPERSPLPGAEDSKPKDLSDSSWIETPSSIKSIDSADSGIYEQAKRRRISPSDTPVSESSSPLKSEVLAQRDCEKTCAKDIGYYGFYSHS
- the TBR1 gene encoding T-box brain protein 1 isoform X1, encoding MQLEHCLSPSIMLSKKFLNVSSSYPHAGGSELALHDHPIISTTDNLERSSPLKKITRGMTNQSDTDNFPDSKDTPGDVQRNKLSPVLDGVSELRHSFDGSAADRYLLSQSSQPQSAASAPSTMFPYPGQHGPAHPAFSIASPSRYMAHHPVITNGAYNSLLSNSSPQGYPAAGYPYPQQYGHSYQGAPFYQFSSTQPGLVPGKAQVYLCNRPLWLKFHRHQTEMIITKQGRRMFPFLSFNISGLDPTAHYNIFVDVILADPNHWRFQGGKWVPCGKADTNVQGNRVYMHPDSPNTGAHWMRQEISFGKLKLTNNKGASNNNGQMVVLQSLHKYQPRLHVVEVNEDGTEDTNQPGRVQTFTFPETQFIAVTAYQNTDITQLKIDHNPFAKGFRDNYDTIYTGCDMDRLTPSPNDSPRSQIVPGARYAMAGSFLQDQFVSNYAKSRFHPGAGAGPGPGADRSVPHTNGLLSPQQAEDPGAPSPQRWFVAPANNRLDFAASAYDTATDFAGNAATLLSYAAAGVKALPLQAAGCAGRPLGYYADPSGWGARSPPQYCSKSGSVLSCWPNSAAAAAARMAAGNPYLGEEAESLAPERSPLPGAEDSKPKDLSDSSWIETPSSIKSIDSADSGIYEQAKRRRISPSDTPVSESSSPLKSEVLAQRDCEKTCAKDIGYYGFYSHS